GCTATCTGCATTCTTTTCGTATTCATTTAATTCACCTATCAAATCTAACATTTCTTCTTTCAAATTCTCTTGGTTCATCTCAAATATAATGTTAAACCGTTCTCTAAGAATTTGTACGTTCTTTTTGAATATTTCCTCCAATTTACCATTCCCCTTTTAATAACAAGGTCTACTTTTTATTTCTTTTAGACTCTCTTGTAAAATAGGCAGTGAATACTCAATAGCTTTCTTAATTCCCTTGTACAATTTCTCACCTTTTTCAACAATATCAACATTAGCCTTTTCTGGTATTTCATAATTTATTTCATGATTTAAAACCTCATAGCTAATTGAAAGTAAAAAATCATCTAGTAGACTTCCTTCTTTAAATTTTTCATTCAGAAAATTATCAATACTTTCTAATTCTTCTAATGTAGATTTATCATATCCATTTAAAAGTCTTTTGTTCAATTCCAATGCTTTATTAACTTTATCTAATATTTCACTTAAATCTTTGTTAATATTCTCTAACTCTTTTATAATTTCAACCCTTGTATTGTCGTCCACTATTTTAAATTTTTTCTCTATCTCTTCTCTTTTCTTTTCCTCAATTGAAGTAGCCTGAGCAAAATAAGAATCTATTACTTCGCTCAATCTCATCGGAATTGTTCCTTTAATATTAGCCCCACCTTCTGTTGCATTTATGTACAATCTGCCACTATTATCATACATTATCCTTCTTTCAAACCATCTTAAAAAGTTATACAATGCATAATCAGTTACTACTTTATCTCCCATAACTCCATCCACATATAATAAGTTGGGATTATCTTCCACGCTTATCTCATTTAATCTATCATGTGCTCCAATAGCGTGAATCAACCCGTTAGTATATGCCAAATCTTGTCCTACAAAAATTATAGGAGAACAATTAAAAATTTTAGTAGCTATATCAAATGCAAAACAGGAAACTGAACCTCCTCCCCCTACAAATCCAGTGTCTATACCATATTTCATAAACAGGTTATAAGTAAAACGATCACTATTAAGCATTATTTTAAATTTTCCTTTATGCTGTTCTAAAATACGATAATGGGTCCGTGGACTATAGAGTAGAGGAATATCTGAATAATCAACATTTTCAAATAGTTTATAATTCTTCTCACTGCCATCAATAGTAACTACAAAATCAGGTTTTACATCGTGTTCTAAAAGTATTTTTAAAGTTCTTCCTCCTGTTAAGATTATGGCTTTGTCATTGATTTGTTTCAAAAGATGTACGTTCTTATTTAAAGATGGCCCAGCTGAAACTATTACTGCTGGTAATGAAATAAAAGAATCTTTAAAATTGTTTATCCATGAGCTTTCTAATAAATATCGTAAGTTTTTCAAAATATTTTCTTGCCACATCTTTCCAAAATATAATATTGTGTTTACAGTCAATTTATTATCAACTAATAAATCTCTTATGACTTTTAAAACAATTGTTGATTCTTCTTTTGAAAACTTATCATAGTTTGGAGACAAAATAAATTTGGTCTTTTCTGTTTTTGTCCAATCTAAATACATATCTAACATATTCCCTAACGATTCTGTATCTCCATCAAAAATCCAAATTACAACTCTTTCGTCCTCAAGAATATGTGTAATATCTATTGATTCAATTATCTTAATAAAAATATCTAAATAAGGCTCAATTATCACTAATTTTCCATCTTCATGCATATAATTTAATAACTCTTTTATCAAATAAACATTCCCTATTCCAAAAAGAATTTTAATTCCTTCCCTTTTTAAATCTTGTGCATTAACCAATTTTCTTGCCTCTTCTACTGGCTTATACTTGCTACTCAAATAATACTCTTTTGAACCTATATTAACCTTTAAAACTATATTGCTATCTTTTGCAACTTCACTTATTACTTTAATATTTTCCTTTATCCTGTTTGCTGTGTTTAATTTATCCAACTTCTCATAAATATACTTAAAACGCCTTTTAATAACTTCTAAATTCTTTGCAAAAATATTTCCCTCCATCTTTGGACTTCTCTCCTGTTTTACTTAATTTCAACCATATCTTTTTATAATAGTGCAAATAAGTTCTATTTCTTTTTCTTCCAAACTAACTGAACTGGGCAAATTAATGCCATGTGAAGCTAAATATTCCGTATTATTCATCTCGCTTTTTTTGCAATTTCTGAAGTTTCTCATCAGATGAATAGGTTGAAAAAACGGCCTGCTTTCAATTTCATGTTTTTTGAGTTCATCTATTAGTTCATCTCTTGTAATACCAAAATTTTCTGTAACAACAATAGAATAAAGCCAATAAGAATTTTCCACTTCTTCAGTATCAAACGGAGTTATAACCCCTTTTACATCCTTCAAGTATAAATTGTATATCTCTGCATTCCTTCTTTTAGCTCTTAAAAATTCTTCCAGTTTTTCCAACTGGGCTAAACCAAAAGCTGCAAGCAAATTAGGCAGTCTATAATTGTAACCTATTTCATTGTGAACAAATCCATTATTACTTAACATTGTCTTCGCTTGGGAAGAAAGATACCTTACATATTCAGCTAAATCATCTCGGTTAGTAACAATCATTCCTCCATTCCCTGTTGTAATGAGCTTATTACCATTAAAACTAAAACAACCAAACTCTCCGAATGTCCCTACATATCTTCCTTTAAACTTAGTCCCTAAAGCCTCAGTGGCATCCTCTATAATATACAAATCATACTTCTCAGCAATTTTTCTTAATTTCTCCATATCAGCTGCATAGCCATATAAATGAACAGGAATAATAGCTTTGGTTTTAGGAGTTATCATCTCTTCAACTTTCTCTACATTTAAAACAAAAGTATCCTTTTTTACATCAACAAAAACAGGTTCAGCTCCAACATACTTCACTGCATTAGCAGTAGCTATGAATGTAAGTGACGGTATTATGACCTCATCTTCTTCTCCTATATTTAAAGCTCTTAATGCTAAATGCAATGCTGCAGTACCACTGCTTACTGCAATCGCATGCTTTACTCCTAAAAATTCTTTAAACTTCTCTTCAAATCTTTTAATGAATTCTCCATATGTAGATATCCATCTCTTTTCTATACATTCTGAAATATACTTTATCTCATTTCCAGCTATTGCAGGTTCGCACAATGGAATCATTTTTTATCTTACCCTTTCAAATATTATATATTTCCCATTTATACAAATTATAATTGTCTCTAAACCAATTTACAGTTTCAATCAATCCGGCTTTTAAATCG
This Caldicellulosiruptor changbaiensis DNA region includes the following protein-coding sequences:
- a CDS encoding motility associated factor glycosyltransferase family protein, which gives rise to MEGNIFAKNLEVIKRRFKYIYEKLDKLNTANRIKENIKVISEVAKDSNIVLKVNIGSKEYYLSSKYKPVEEARKLVNAQDLKREGIKILFGIGNVYLIKELLNYMHEDGKLVIIEPYLDIFIKIIESIDITHILEDERVVIWIFDGDTESLGNMLDMYLDWTKTEKTKFILSPNYDKFSKEESTIVLKVIRDLLVDNKLTVNTILYFGKMWQENILKNLRYLLESSWINNFKDSFISLPAVIVSAGPSLNKNVHLLKQINDKAIILTGGRTLKILLEHDVKPDFVVTIDGSEKNYKLFENVDYSDIPLLYSPRTHYRILEQHKGKFKIMLNSDRFTYNLFMKYGIDTGFVGGGGSVSCFAFDIATKIFNCSPIIFVGQDLAYTNGLIHAIGAHDRLNEISVEDNPNLLYVDGVMGDKVVTDYALYNFLRWFERRIMYDNSGRLYINATEGGANIKGTIPMRLSEVIDSYFAQATSIEEKKREEIEKKFKIVDDNTRVEIIKELENINKDLSEILDKVNKALELNKRLLNGYDKSTLEELESIDNFLNEKFKEGSLLDDFLLSISYEVLNHEINYEIPEKANVDIVEKGEKLYKGIKKAIEYSLPILQESLKEIKSRPCY
- a CDS encoding LegC family aminotransferase, which gives rise to MIPLCEPAIAGNEIKYISECIEKRWISTYGEFIKRFEEKFKEFLGVKHAIAVSSGTAALHLALRALNIGEEDEVIIPSLTFIATANAVKYVGAEPVFVDVKKDTFVLNVEKVEEMITPKTKAIIPVHLYGYAADMEKLRKIAEKYDLYIIEDATEALGTKFKGRYVGTFGEFGCFSFNGNKLITTGNGGMIVTNRDDLAEYVRYLSSQAKTMLSNNGFVHNEIGYNYRLPNLLAAFGLAQLEKLEEFLRAKRRNAEIYNLYLKDVKGVITPFDTEEVENSYWLYSIVVTENFGITRDELIDELKKHEIESRPFFQPIHLMRNFRNCKKSEMNNTEYLASHGINLPSSVSLEEKEIELICTIIKRYG